DNA sequence from the Paenibacillus azoreducens genome:
TCGGCATCCGGAGGATTCACCTGGGTCACTGTGATATTGGGATTGGCATCGTTAAACTTTTTGACCAACTCATCAAAGGAAGCTTTGGCTTCGGTTTTATTCTGAAAAAATTCCAGCTTGATCTTTCCGTCGTCTGCAGCATCTTTTTTGCCTCCGCAGCCAGCCAGAGCCATCGCAAATAATGCGCTTACAAGTACAATTGAAATCATCTTTTTCTTTTTCATCGTTTTGACCCTCCAATGATTTTATCGTTAAATGAAAGAGTAAACGTTTACTGTATGGTTAAAAAAAATGATGTCTTCAGAACTTCTACTGACCACCCCCTATTTAAAATTCACTTTTTTGATCATGAAATTATATAATTTAAACTAATGATTGAGCAGATAAAGGCAGCCGGGTGAAATGTATGGATAAGATTTTGAATAGTAAACGTTTACTCAATTATTGAAAAAATGAGCCTTTGAATCAATTTCATAATGGATTACGGAACTTGAAAACATCTACATCCAGTTGAATTCAGGCATCCGGCGACATGATGAAATTGATGATCTTCAAGGCAATTTTCGAACGGTTTGTCTTTCAACGATGTAATGACTAACGATGCTGCTGGACACCTGCGACGTGTTTTCTATTAATGCTATCAGTTTTTCCGTGGCAAGCCGGCCCATATCTGCAAGCGGTTGATGAACCGTCGTCAGCGGCGGGTAAATCATTCTGGAAATGTTTAAATCATCATAGCCGATGATCGATAGATCATCTGGGATCTTCAGCCCTTTCTCAAACGCAGCTCCCATGGCCCCGACGGCCATTTCATCACTTGCGGCAAACACGGCCGTGAATGATGGAGCTTCCGCCAGCAGCTTATGCATGGCCTGCCTTCCGCTCTCATAGCCAAAATTCCCGTAAGCGATCCTGTCTTCATCAACTTCTATTCCGTGATCGGCAAGCGCCTGTTTATAGCCCTCCACACGCGGTGTTCCGGCGATCGGATCGGTTAACGTGCCACTGATCATGGCGATTTCGCGATGTCCGTTCCGAATAAGATAATCCGTTGCCTGATATGCGGCTTGGCGGTCATCGACCTTGACGTAGGGAATCATATGCTTATGAGTCTGCGTGTTGACCAGTACCACCGGTACCCTCATGTCATTGAGCGCCTCATAATACTCATCCTTCAAAAACTCGCTTGTGAACACGATTCCGTCGATCTGTTTTTCCCGCAGCACCTGCAAATATTTCATCGTTCTTTTGCCGTCTTCGGCCGTGTTGCACACGATCACGCTAAACCCCTTTTCATGTGCCGCATCCTCAACGCCATGCAAAATATCCGATGAAAAGTTGCTTGAAACATCGGGAAACAATACCCCGATCGTTTGCGTCCGTTTATTGATGAGTCCACGGGCAATCGCATTGGGTTGATAACCAAGCTCCTCTACCGCCTGCAGCACCTTTTGCTTTGTTTTGTCCGAAAAGCCTGTAAGGTTATGAAGCACGCGGGACACGGTGGCAACGGATACATTCGCTGCTTTGGCCACATCTTTGATTGTCGGGGGATTCATTCACATTACCTTCTTTATGCTGCAAATTAGAAAAAATGAGTAAACGTTTAACTTGTTACCGAGTATAATGTTCTACGTAGCGTTTGTCAATGATTTTACGTTTTCGCAAACGCGAAATAAAATTGTTAACATTATAAAATTTTACCCTGCCCTGTTGGGTACAAGGGATTATGGATGCGTATAACAGTATCATATAGAATATTGTTAACCACGAAGCAATTTCATAATGGATTTATATCGAGTTTGTGGACCTTGATACAAGAGCATCAAATACATATGATCTATATCCAACTTGATTTCAAACAGCAAGCGGCATTATGAAATTGACTCACGTGAAAATAATGGAGGACATCATGAACCTGAATGAAGGCAATCGCAAAAAACTCGAGAAACTGATCTCCGAACATCAATGTGACCATATCTCGGAATATCTCCTTGAGAATACCCGCCAAGGAATCCGGTACAGCAAATCGGAGGTTGAAAACTACGAAGCTGCCGGTCATTCCAGAATCGGAGGAGATCCCGATCTTCCTTCCCACACCGAATGGCCCGCGACTACCGACGGGATACCGATGACTTTTGTGGCGCAGCTGAACCTGAACGATTTGGCCGGACAGGCCGATACTCCGCTGCTTCCCAAAAGCGGCATGCTTTATTTCTTCGTGGGTGTGGATGAACCGGCTTACAATATCGAACACCATGTCATCCATGTACAGGCGAATGAGCTTGCTTCCGTCAAACGCCGCATGGCACCGGAAACGACAGCCTTGGAAGAACAATTTAACGGGTATCGCATTGAAGCCCGAACGTCGCTTGAACCGCCGAACTATGCCTATGCCGATTATGACGTGATTGAGAGCGATACGTTTGATTATGACGATTATGAAGATCTAACCTTTGCGATTAGTGAACATCAAAACGAGGATATCGCCACGATGTTTGGTTATCCGACGGATCAGCATGGAGACTGCGAACATGAAGCCGCCTTGATGATTTTAACCGGCCAAGATTATGATTATCATCCGGAGCAGGCGCTGCGGCAAATAACTGAT
Encoded proteins:
- a CDS encoding YwqG family protein, translating into MNLNEGNRKKLEKLISEHQCDHISEYLLENTRQGIRYSKSEVENYEAAGHSRIGGDPDLPSHTEWPATTDGIPMTFVAQLNLNDLAGQADTPLLPKSGMLYFFVGVDEPAYNIEHHVIHVQANELASVKRRMAPETTALEEQFNGYRIEARTSLEPPNYAYADYDVIESDTFDYDDYEDLTFAISEHQNEDIATMFGYPTDQHGDCEHEAALMILTGQDYDYHPEQALRQITDHFAGNRDKAEEEIQDTLMLLEIESDNDVGFCWWDAGVLHFFIRKEDLLAGRFDRTYCSLYSS
- a CDS encoding LacI family DNA-binding transcriptional regulator; amino-acid sequence: MNPPTIKDVAKAANVSVATVSRVLHNLTGFSDKTKQKVLQAVEELGYQPNAIARGLINKRTQTIGVLFPDVSSNFSSDILHGVEDAAHEKGFSVIVCNTAEDGKRTMKYLQVLREKQIDGIVFTSEFLKDEYYEALNDMRVPVVLVNTQTHKHMIPYVKVDDRQAAYQATDYLIRNGHREIAMISGTLTDPIAGTPRVEGYKQALADHGIEVDEDRIAYGNFGYESGRQAMHKLLAEAPSFTAVFAASDEMAVGAMGAAFEKGLKIPDDLSIIGYDDLNISRMIYPPLTTVHQPLADMGRLATEKLIALIENTSQVSSSIVSHYIVERQTVRKLP